A stretch of Aerococcus urinaehominis DNA encodes these proteins:
- a CDS encoding YkvA family protein produces MNLKRKTSIPELIRSFFSNETPNYIKLIMLAAVAYVISPIDLLPDIMGIFGFADDAAVVAGLFSLSMSLLDNHKQKILKQAKDSHSDGYHEGIKEAEKI; encoded by the coding sequence ATGAACTTAAAACGTAAAACTAGTATCCCTGAATTAATTCGGTCATTCTTTAGTAATGAAACCCCTAATTATATTAAGTTAATTATGCTAGCCGCGGTGGCCTATGTGATTTCGCCAATCGATCTCTTACCGGATATTATGGGGATTTTTGGTTTTGCTGATGATGCGGCGGTGGTAGCCGGACTCTTTTCATTGAGTATGTCGCTACTCGACAATCACAAGCAAAAAATCTTAAAGCAAGCCAAGGACAGCCACAGTGATGGCTACCATGAGGGTATTAAAGAGGCTGAAAAAATTTAA